From the Coffea eugenioides isolate CCC68of chromosome 1, Ceug_1.0, whole genome shotgun sequence genome, the window TAATGACAAAATTCTTCTCGATACGTTCAAGGGTAGTCGCTAAATCGATACCTTTTCTCATTTCCTTCTTCCTAACTTTGTCATCAAGGCTTTGAGGCCGCCCATCCTCCGCATCACTATCATCGTCAACTTCATTGTCATCCATAGTCACTTTGGCCTCGAATTCTTCATCTGCAGTGCTCGAACGTCGACCCTTTTTCATGATCCTACAACACGTGAAAAAATTAGATAAATATTCCTCTTTCATCACTAAACTTGATTAGTTAGTAACTACTACATATTAACGTAGTAAGAAAAGCCCAGATTTCTTggtgccccaaaaaaaaaaaaacttagtaaCGTGTGAGTTCAGTTTACCCCATGAGCGAAAGACGTCTAGATTTTTTGGGCTTGGTCTCAGGAAGCTCGCTAATGCGCTCCATTGATGATGAAGTTCTGGTGCCTGCATGAGAGTGTCGTCTAGGGGGAGCTTTGTTCTCTAAGTTGAGATTTACAACGGCATCAGGTGGCTGGCCAACTCCTCCTTCTGATGATTTTCTGATGAAGGGACGGTTATTTGATTCGCTAAGGGCTCTTGGACGAAGAGGGTTCTTCACTGCGTCCACTAATTCGGTCACGTTACTGGAAGCCTGCTCCTTCTGACGGGCTGCATATAATTCAATCAAAACACCCCCTCAATCAATTTTTctgagatatatatatatatatatatatatatacattacCTAATGGAGGAACTAAGTAGCATATGATGAATAAGAAATCTGAGGGGAAGTAGAGCTTAACATTTCTACTTTTCACTGACCATCTAGAATGGttgtgttttcttttcttgggaGTTTTATGTGATTACCTTGCAGAGTGAATTACTAACTTCTGATTTAATAACTTAATAGTAGGTGTCAATGTGTTATAAGAGAAGTTTCAAATGCAgaaatataacaaatttttggtTATCCTTTACCTGATGAACTGCATATATGATTAAAAATTTGGTAAGGTAATAAATAAATGTACTTTCTATCCTTAAGGGTTTTTATTTCCTTgtgttagttaattagtttccTTTCTCAGCATTTTCTGaccttttcttgattttctcaAGAATAaagttgttttgttttttttttttttttgtaaagaaaaatttGTGGACCTAACAACTTAATTATGAAAAGAGATGCTAGTCTTATTATATCAGTCAAAAACTTAAGTTTAccgaaaattaaaaaataataataaaattaaaagagaGTTTACcgaaaataaagaataaaaggGAATATACCGTCATAGCGGATCAGTGATTCAGGAAGCCCATTGGGCCGGCACATTTTTTCCTTGGTCCCCTCTGTATGCTTGCTTACCTCCACTTGCATTctgtaattttaaaaaaaaaaagaaaagaaaagattccTTAAATAACTTATCATGTCCAATTATCTAATTCAATTAAGATGTCAAActtccgaaattttttttttttaaaaaaaataccaaCACAAAATCGATGTACCTTCTGTAAATTAATAACCAGTATAGTACTATTTGTCATATAGTAAGAGTTGACTTGCCAACTCTTTTGCATTAACAAGCCCAAACTGATGATCAAGAAAGGGATTAGCAAAAAGGCCCACACGATTTCATTTGTGCAATTAATCGTTGAGGTCGAGAATGGAATCATTTTTATGAGCCCAAATTGATCCGAAAAGAGATAAATGCATCTATCATTGAGTTACGATGTACTATGTTATATCAAAAAGTaatcaaaaaatgaaaagattgATTGAACAGTATATTTATGAGGTAATtagagattttttttcttttatgaaaTAATAGCCAATCCTTAAAAGAAACTCATATGATGTCACCGCACACTTGTTAGTTGCTCAAATGGGACCACGAAAATGGACCATATTTCGGATGATATATCTTGATCATGCTCTTGAttgctcccaaaaaaaaaaataataataataatatataactTCTTAGTGTTGAGACCACACTTTTCCCAGCCTATGGAGGTCAAGTTTGAAAGAAGAATGAAGTCGAGGTCCTCAAAAGTCAACAAAATAGCCTAGACCCTAGAAAAGGCGCTAAGTAGGGATAATTTCTATATGCCCCCAAACTCTCTCTCAGTTGCAAATTAATCCCCAAACAATTGATAGTAGTGGCATGCCATTGCCTTCTGCGATAAATTTCTACCAAAATGCTGCTGCTTTTGGATACAAGCACGCCAAGAACAAATTTGTTTTGATGGCAAATTTTCCCCAAGTCCACTTTTCAAACCATAAACACTGCAGTGTATATATAACCTCGACAAAAGATAttattgtttttcttcttcttttaaaaCTCACCCAATGAATTTGAGAACTTTTCCACTTTCATCTTTGATGGGTGCAATAGTGAGCAGATTCCAAAAGGGAGTCCCATCCTTCTTATAGTTTAGCAATCTACCACAGTAACCATTTCCCGCCTGTAGAGCCTCCCTGATCTTCGCCACATCTTCTGGATCCGTATCCGAACCCTGTAGAAACCGACTGCAGCCCGCCCGAGCACAAACAAAATGTCATAAATACTCTCTCAAAAACTATTATAATAGTTATCAAAAagaccaaaaataaataaatgggaGGAGGATATGGGAATTCGAACCAGTTTCTGCCTATGACTTCCTTCGATGTATAGCCGGTCATCTTGAAGAATCCAGCACTTGCATACAGAATCGGGTAATCGGGTTTGGTAGCATCCGATACAACAAATGTTTGCTGAAAAGTTGACAAGGCATCCTTTAAATCCTCCGATACTCTTGGAAACCCCCTGTCCTTGCCTGCAGAGTTCAATGAACATCAATTTATTTTTGAAGCATTGATTCTGccccttttcttttaattaaccCATGATAGATGcattgaataattttttttttatagtactTTACCAAGTGCCATTAATAACATTATCTTACTCGTCAATTAAACTATTAACCTTCGAAACTTTATTCTACAAAAATAGATGGACAACTAATCCataaaatttgaatctattGATTTACATTCAcgtataaaataaaaatcattttttctatGTTAAACCGTTAGGgcgaaaatttttttcttaaaaaaaaaaaggctcggAATTACCTGTTCCATCATCTGATAAATCACCAGAACTTCGAAAAGAATTACCAGAATCCCTTCTTGTTGACCCTGTTTTACTATTCTGTTCCTCCCCGGAAGTTCTCAGTTTAACCCCTTGCGGCTTTCCTGTCTCTCTATCAGTCTGCAACACCAATCCCCACTCAGCAGCTCTCTGAGCAGCAGCTCCAACTTCCCCTGCTACGGGGGATTTGGCCGGCGAATTGAGGCCTTCAGAATCagttataatggaggaaatagTCTTCTGAGCAAAAggagatgatgatgatgatgatgactgctgctgctgctgtgaTGATAGAGTTGAAGTTGAACTGGGATCCTTGAGGGCCATCCATGTTGTGATTTCTTCAGCATTTGCTCTGCCAGACTTCGAAGATGGTAAGTTGGTTTCTTCTGATGGCTCAGGAGGACGAATAATATTAGTAGTGTTATCACTGTTATTGTTCCGCGGTGATTCGGCCCAATTACTGTGCCACGACGACGGCGACTGTTTGAAAACAGGACTAGATGCTTGCCTGTAAGTTGACGGATTGAAGACCTCTAATGAACCCCTCGAGTCTCTGGGCAGAGGTGGTATGACTGGCGCTGAAGATTGCTGCTTGTGTTGTTGTGCATGGCTTGCTGGTTCCATCTGTCTGCATAAAAGATTCTTGAATGTTAATTAAAATGGTGACATTAAACTCTCAGTTACCTCTCCAAAAACAGTACTGATCAAAATCCATCTATATACTCCAACCAACTACTGATATGCAAATTTCTTGGTGACATTATGGATGCACTGTTTGTGTGGCTAATTAGTAAGATTTGTCCTTATCGACGTTGATAACACTTGCATGGTGGGACAGACAATTGTTGAGGGTCTTGACTCTTGAGAGCTATGCTTTTAGCTGTTCGTACATGTGACGACTACATATGATTGGCCATTTATTATGGATATGTAGGGTGAATTAGGACTTGGATGGATAAAAGTTGGAAAGCCAGGGGTGTATATGGCATCTTGATGTCCTCAACTACCAAATTTGTGACTCTGCTAATTTCTTCTGATCTAAAAATCCAGCCCACCTCACAATCCCAAAGGCTAGTTTGGTCACGATGTACCTACACCGAAAGATGGCTCAAGTTGCCAAGGATCTAGTTGGTGTTGTTTTGCACGTAATCTAATAAGCTAGCTGACATTTTtactttcttgatttcttactGCAAGTACcatatttcaccttttttaAGTTTAAGCATATATAAACCACCCGTTCAAAGGCTGGTGGCCATGACCCAGCCGTTAAGGCTTGATGGGGTGAGAAGTAAGAGTTTCAAACTTTACCTATCATCAAATGTCACATTTAAAGTGGTATGATTTCAAAAAATCTAGACGGGTGTGTGGTGCGCTCGTCTGGTCCGATGGTGATTCAGTTTCCTCCGAATTATTTCTGGCCTTCTTAGTCCGCCCCCTTTCCCCTAGTGTaggatagattaggttatacaaCAGTTATcgtctccaaaaaaaaaatttaagcatatatatatatatgtatccaGCAAGACAGCATGATTGGGTAGGTTGCTGATTAAAGCCCATCAACATGTAGACCCTCTCCTTGTTGTCCATGAGAATGACACACATTGAACACCACAAGATACAAAATCAATTTGGGAAGGAAAAACTCCTTAAGAAATAATTAGCTATTCCGGTCATCGGGCCATGGAGGCAATGGCCATGAGAGTATGTTAGTCGTTGTCTTTACCATGTCTAATGACTTGGCTTATTTGAAACATTTGCTAACGACATTAGCTCAATTTAAAAATAGGTGCAAGGTAGATAAGTAACgaatgatttaaaaaaaaaaaaaattcgccATCCCCCTAATCACTTGCCCCAAGTAG encodes:
- the LOC113762064 gene encoding phototropin-1; the protein is MEPASHAQQHKQQSSAPVIPPLPRDSRGSLEVFNPSTYRQASSPVFKQSPSSWHSNWAESPRNNNSDNTTNIIRPPEPSEETNLPSSKSGRANAEEITTWMALKDPSSTSTLSSQQQQQSSSSSSSPFAQKTISSIITDSEGLNSPAKSPVAGEVGAAAQRAAEWGLVLQTDRETGKPQGVKLRTSGEEQNSKTGSTRRDSGNSFRSSGDLSDDGTGKDRGFPRVSEDLKDALSTFQQTFVVSDATKPDYPILYASAGFFKMTGYTSKEVIGRNCRFLQGSDTDPEDVAKIREALQAGNGYCGRLLNYKKDGTPFWNLLTIAPIKDESGKVLKFIGMQVEVSKHTEGTKEKMCRPNGLPESLIRYDARQKEQASSNVTELVDAVKNPLRPRALSESNNRPFIRKSSEGGVGQPPDAVVNLNLENKAPPRRHSHAGTRTSSSMERISELPETKPKKSRRLSLMGIMKKGRRSSTADEEFEAKVTMDDNEVDDDSDAEDGRPQSLDDKVRKKEMRKGIDLATTLERIEKNFVITDPRLPDNPIIFASDSFLELTEYSREEILGRNCRFLQGPETDPTTVRKIRHAIDTQSEVTVQLINYTKTGKKFWNLFHLQPMRDQKGEVQYFIGVQLDGSEHVEPLRNCIPESRAGEGAKLVKETAGDVDEAVRELPDANMKPEDLWANHSKVVHPKPHRRDNPSWKAIQQILDSGEQIGLKHFRPVKPLGSGDTGSVHLVELHGTEEYFAMKAMDKGMMLNRNKVHRACAEREILDMLDHPFLPALYASFQTKTHICLITDYCPGGELFMLLDRQPMKVLREDAVRFYAAEVVVALEYLHCQGIIYRDLKPENVLLQSNGHVSLTDFDLSCLTSCKPQLLVPEIDEKKKHQKGQQVPIFMAEPMRASNSFVGTEEYIAPEIITGAGHTSAVDWWALGILLYEMLYGYTPFRGKTRQKTFANVLHKDLKFPASIPASLQAKQLMYRLLHRDPKSRLGSQEGAHEIKKHPFFRGINWALVRCMKPPELDAPLFGTTEAEQGFKVDAGLEDLQTNVF